The proteins below are encoded in one region of Silene latifolia isolate original U9 population chromosome 2, ASM4854445v1, whole genome shotgun sequence:
- the LOC141632621 gene encoding oil body-associated protein 1A-like isoform X2, with product MASHPTVPGQATKTGTSVLETATAAIQKFGPVNKIHQHLCAFHFYGHDMTRQVEAHHFCGHQNEEMRQCLIYDSPEADARLIGIEYIISENLFMTLPDSEKRMWHSHEYEVKSGVLFFPGIIPGAIQRQDLAKVAQTYGKTIHFWQVDRGDNLPLGIPQIMMALTRDGQLYHSLSEDVQNKYKMDFDKERENRAYMKGLEHGIHPLANGEGKGVRTELREVDCNPGAAAHAPPRVFV from the exons ATGGCAAGCCACCCTACAGTCCCCGGCCAAGCCACCAAGACCGGCACATCCGTGCTTGAGACCGCCACCGCTGCCATCCAAAAGTTTGGCCCCGTTAACAAAATCCATCAGCATCTTTGCGC GTTTCATTTCTATGGGCACGATATGACGAGGCAAGTAGAGGCGCACCATTTTTGCGGGCACCAAAACGAGGAAATGCGACAATGCCTGATTTACGACAGCCCGGAAGCCGATGCTCGACTAATTGGAATAGAATACATAATCTCGGAGAACTTGTTCATGACGCTACCAGATTCGGAGAAGCGAATGTGGCATTCACATGAGTACGAGGTGAAGAGTGGTGTACTCTTTTTCCCTGGTATCATTCCGGGTGCTATACAACGTCAAGACCTAGCTAAGGTGGCCCAAACTTATGGGAAAACCATCCATTTTTGGCAAGTTGATCGCGGTGATAATCTTCCTTTGGGTATTCCTCAGATCATGATGGCTCTTACTCGTGACGGACAACTTTACCACAGTCTCTCTGAAG ATGTTCAAAACAAGTATAAAATGGACTTTGACAAGGAAAGAGAGAATAGAGCATACATGAAAGGACTAGAGCATGGAATCCATCCATTGGCCAACGGCGAGGGAAAAGGTGTGAGGACTGAGCTCCGGGAAGTTGATTGTAACCCGGGTGCAGCCGCACACGCTCCTCCTAGGGTTTTCGTTTAG
- the LOC141632621 gene encoding oil body-associated protein 1A-like isoform X1 gives MASHPTVPGQATKTGTSVLETATAAIQKFGPVNKIHQHLCAFHFYGHDMTRQVEAHHFCGHQNEEMRQCLIYDSPEADARLIGIEYIISENLFMTLPDSEKRMWHSHEYEVKSGVLFFPGIIPGAIQRQDLAKVAQTYGKTIHFWQVDRGDNLPLGIPQIMMALTRDGQLYHSLSEGNHSLSEDVQNKYKMDFDKERENRAYMKGLEHGIHPLANGEGKGVRTELREVDCNPGAAAHAPPRVFV, from the exons ATGGCAAGCCACCCTACAGTCCCCGGCCAAGCCACCAAGACCGGCACATCCGTGCTTGAGACCGCCACCGCTGCCATCCAAAAGTTTGGCCCCGTTAACAAAATCCATCAGCATCTTTGCGC GTTTCATTTCTATGGGCACGATATGACGAGGCAAGTAGAGGCGCACCATTTTTGCGGGCACCAAAACGAGGAAATGCGACAATGCCTGATTTACGACAGCCCGGAAGCCGATGCTCGACTAATTGGAATAGAATACATAATCTCGGAGAACTTGTTCATGACGCTACCAGATTCGGAGAAGCGAATGTGGCATTCACATGAGTACGAGGTGAAGAGTGGTGTACTCTTTTTCCCTGGTATCATTCCGGGTGCTATACAACGTCAAGACCTAGCTAAGGTGGCCCAAACTTATGGGAAAACCATCCATTTTTGGCAAGTTGATCGCGGTGATAATCTTCCTTTGGGTATTCCTCAGATCATGATGGCTCTTACTCGTGACGGACAACTTTACCACAGTCTCTCTGAAGGTAACCACAGTCTCTCTGAAG ATGTTCAAAACAAGTATAAAATGGACTTTGACAAGGAAAGAGAGAATAGAGCATACATGAAAGGACTAGAGCATGGAATCCATCCATTGGCCAACGGCGAGGGAAAAGGTGTGAGGACTGAGCTCCGGGAAGTTGATTGTAACCCGGGTGCAGCCGCACACGCTCCTCCTAGGGTTTTCGTTTAG
- the LOC141632628 gene encoding uncharacterized protein LOC141632628, whose product MEPIMRRLLVTNTTAFNFIVSGYRFKVLREINGVVDMEYLKVKVGSLFFVRFFTGTKVKSNKFPVIGNLGLDGEEAKVGSTAVTETLAGEGEVTITGSVVGLMVKMELCNYLRDCIDQHNLVNMNKAFQLYNQDLVYQEVFKRVRVNS is encoded by the exons ATGGAGCCTATCATGAGACGTCTTCTAGTCACGAATACTACTGCGTTCAATTTTATTGTGTCAGGCTACCGTTTTAAAGTCCTCAGAGAAATTAATGGGGTTGTTGACATGGAATATTTGAAGGTGAAAGTTggtagtttgttttttgtgagATTTTTCACAGGGACGAAGGTGAAGTCGAACAAATTTCCTGTAATTGGAAATCTGGGTTTGGACGGAGAAGAGGCAAAGGTTGGTTCAACAGCTGTTACTGAAACACTGGCTGGAGAAGGAGAGGTAACAATTACGGGTTCTGTCGTGGGTTTGATGGTGAAGATGGAGTTGTGCAACTACCTGAGAGATTGCATTGACCAACATAATCTCGTGAACATGAACAAAGCTTTCCAGCTCTACAACCAAGACCTAG TGTATCAGGAGGTTTTCAAGCGAGTCAGGGTTAATTCCTAA
- the LOC141644326 gene encoding uncharacterized protein LOC141644326, with protein sequence MAGASLPGSSFDIKIDVPELTGDNFKVWKERVLLHLGFTRFDYAIQHEEPAEINKTSTPDEVDHREKWEKSNYICTMFIKTKLCASIRGSVEQHTKVRDLLKAIDEQFETSDKALASTLIMKFTSLKLNATKGVRDFIMRMRDIAAQLKVLEVTMSDSFLVHFILCSLPAQYAPFKISYNTHKDKWSLNELMTMCVQEEGRLLLEEGEKVNLTTSTNKESSSTKKGHHKDKGKGKMSVEPTIKKESSCFFCKKKGHMKKDCIKFKAWLKKKGYDKPAETSGK encoded by the exons ATGGCTGGAg CAAGTTTACCTGGAAGTTCCTTTGATATCAAAATAGACGTTCCTGAATTAACTGGTGATAATTTTAAGGTGTGGAAGGAAAGAGTTCTATTGCATTTAGGATTCACGCGTTTCGATTATGCTATACAACACGAGGAACCGGCTGAGATAAACAAAACTAGCACACCAGATGAAGTAGACCATCGTGAAAAGTGGGAGAAATCAAACTATATTTGCACGATGTTCATAAAGACAAAACTGTGTGCTAGTATCCGAGGTTCCGTCGAGCAGCATACTAAAGTTCGAGACCTTCTTAAAGCAATAGATGAACAGTTCGAAACTTCTGATAAGGCTTTGGCAAGCACCTTAATTATGAAATTCACTTCTTTGAAGCTCAATGCCACTAAAGGAGTGCGTGATTTCATCATGCGCATGAGGGACATTGCAGCCCAACTTAAGGTATTGGAAGTTACTATGTCTGACTCTTTCCTGGTACATTTCATTTTATGTTCTCTCCCAGCACAATATGCCCCCTTTAAGATCTCTTACAACACacataaggacaaatggtcccTTAATGAATTAATGACCATGTGTGTTCAAGAGGAGGGTAGGTTGTTGTTGGAGGAGGGCGAAAAGGTGAACCTAACTACTAGTACTAATAAAGAATCATCTAGTACTAAGAAGGGTCACCATAAGGATAAGGGAAAGGGTAAGATGTCTGTTGAGCCGACCATTAAGAAGGAGTCTTCATGTTTCTTCTGTAAAAAGAAGGGACATATGAAGAAAGACTGCATAAAGTTCAAGGCTTGGCTTAAAAAGAAAG GGTATGACAAACCTGCGGAAACCAGTGGCAAGTGA